Proteins encoded together in one Astatotilapia calliptera chromosome 7, fAstCal1.2, whole genome shotgun sequence window:
- the tbx3a gene encoding T-box transcription factor TBX3a isoform X2 — protein sequence MNFLMRDPVIQGSSMAYHPFIPHRGPEFAMSAMLGHQPPFFPALALPPSGSLSLPGALGKPIMDQLMGAAETGLHFSSLGHQAAAAHLRPLKTLEPEEEVEDDPKVHLEAKELWELFHKKGTEMVITKSGRRMFPPFKVRCTGLDKKAKYILLMDIVAADDCRYKFHNSRWMVAGKADPEMPKRMYIHPDSPATGEQWMSKVVNFHKLKLTNNISDKHGFTILNSMHKYQPRFHIVRANDILKLPYSTFRTYVFPETDFIAVTAYQNDKITQLKIDHNPFAKGFRDTGNGRREKRKQLALQSMRSYEEHQKKENGASDDSSGEQPSFKCFGQASSPAVSTVGPPHLKDFCDSDEDSDDESKDGHNKDGPDSSKISTTTEDGKDHEASPAKGHPFSSSDSTSRTRESGPRTEKSQADSRQSPITVISSTTRSGEELKSPKQDHPKTDECRSISKDSFMPLTVQTDSAHIGHSHLHNFGFPTGLTGQQFFNHLGSAHPFLLHPSQFNMGGAFSNMAAGMGPLLTAVSTGGVSTMDTASMASPPQSLTGAPGLPFHLQQHVLASQGIAMSPFGNLFPYPYTYMAAAAAASSAASSTVHRHPFLNAVRPRLRYSPYSLPMTVPDSTLLTTAMPSMASGGAELKGEGIVPASPVSAVTLDSTSEVTSHSSTISSGSVSMSPKTCTEKDAANELQSIQRLVSGLDSNQDRPRSGSP from the exons ATGAACTTCCTGATGAGAGATCCAGTCATACAAGGATCAAGTATGGCATATCATCCGTTTATACCTCACCGGGGTCCGGAATTTGCCATGAGTGCGATGCTGGGTCACCAGCCTCCCTTCTTCCCGGCCCTGGCTCTCCCTCCCAGCGGCTCCCTCTCTTTGCCGGGCGCCCTTGGAAAGCCGATCATGGACCAGCTGATGGGAGCCGCGGAGACCGGCCTCCACTTCTCCTCGCTGGGACATCAGGCTGCTGCCGCCCACCTCAGGCCTCTGAAGACTTTGGAGCCTGAGGAAGAGGTGGAGGACGACCCAAAAGTTCACTTGGAAGCCAAGGAGCTTTGGGAACTCTTCCACAAGAAGGGCACTGAGATGGTGATCACAAAATCCGGAAg GCGGATGTTCCCTCCGTTCAAAGTGAGGTGCACTGGTCTGGACAAGAAGGCAAAGTACATACTCTTGATGGATATAGTTGCAGCCGACGACTGCAGGTACAAATTTCATAACTCCCGCTGGATGGTGGCAGGAAAGGCCGACCCCGAAATGCCAAAGAGGATGTACATTCACCCGGACAGTCCGGCTACTGGTGAACAGTGGATGTCAAAAGTCGTCAATTTTCACAAACTCAAGCTGACAAATAACATCTCTGACAAGCATGGATTT accATTCTTAACTCGATGCACAAATATCAGCCCCGGTTTCACATTGTGAGGGCCAACGATATTCTCAAACTCCCGTACAGTACCTTCAGGACTTATGTTTTTCCTGAAACGGATTTCATTGCTGTGACCGCTTATCAAAATGACAAG ATAACGCAGCTGAAAATCGACCATAATCCATTTGCTAAAGGATTCCGTGACACGGGCAATGGGAGAAGGGAAAAGAG GAAACAGCTGGCCCTGCAATCTATGCGTTCCTACGAGGAGcatcagaaaaaggaaaacggGGCTTCAGACGACTCCTCTGGAGAGCAGCCTTCTTTTAAGTGTTTCGGCCAGGCCTCGTCCCCTGCCGTGTCTACAGTGGGCCCCCCACACCTGAAAG ACTTCTGCGACAGCGATGAGGATAGCGACGACGAGAGCAAAGATGGACACAATAAAGATGGTCCGGACTCCAGCAAGATTTCCACCACCACAGAGGACGGGAAGGATCACGAAGCGAGTCCAGCTAAAGGGCATCCGTTCAGTAGCAGTGACTCTACTAGTAGGACCCGCGAAAGCGGTCCCAGGACTGAGAAAAGCCAGGCAGACTCACGGCAGAGCCCCATCACTGTTATCTCCAGTACCACCCGCTCTGGAGAAGAACTCAAGAGCCCGAAGCAGGACCATCCCAAAACGGACGAATGTAGGTCAATAAGCAAGGACAGTTTCATGCCTTTGACCGTTCAGACTGACAGCGCACACATAGGTCACAGCCACCTGCATAATTTTGGATTTCCTACAGGCCTAACAGGACAACAGTTTTTTAATCACCTAGGGAGCGCGCATCCGTTTCTCTTGCACCCCAGTCAGTTCAACATGGGGGGCGCATTCTCAAACATGGCCGCAGGCATGGGACCACTATTGACAGCCGTGTCCACGGGAGGGGTGAGCACCATGGACACAGCTAGTATGGCATCACCTCCGCAAAGCTTGACGGGGGCGCCAGGTCTGCCCTTTCATCTGCAGCAACACGTCTTGGCATCACAG GGCATTGCCATGTCTCCCTTTGGCAATTTATTCCCTTATCCGTACACGTACATGGCAGCAGCCGCGGCAGCCTCGTCTGCTGCCTCCTCCACAGTGCACCGACACCCTTTCCTGAACGCAGTCCGTCCCCGACTCAGGTACAGCCCCTACTCTCTCCCGATGACGGTACCGGACAGCACGCTGCTCACCACTGCCATGCCCTCCATGGCCAGCGGCGGGGCCGAGCTGAAAGGGGAAGGCATCGTACCAGCGAGCCCAGTGTCCGCTGTCACCCTGGATTCCACGTCGGAAGTTACCAGTCATTCGTCCACAATATCCTCCGGATCGGTCTCCATGTCCCCAAAGACTTGCACGGAGAAAGACGCGGCCAACGAGCTTCAGAGCATTCAGCGCCTGGTCAGTGGACTCGACTCAAACCAAGACAGGCCACGGAGCGGGTCCCcctag
- the tbx3a gene encoding T-box transcription factor TBX3a isoform X1, which produces MNFLMRDPVIQGSSMAYHPFIPHRGPEFAMSAMLGHQPPFFPALALPPSGSLSLPGALGKPIMDQLMGAAETGLHFSSLGHQAAAAHLRPLKTLEPEEEVEDDPKVHLEAKELWELFHKKGTEMVITKSGRRMFPPFKVRCTGLDKKAKYILLMDIVAADDCRYKFHNSRWMVAGKADPEMPKRMYIHPDSPATGEQWMSKVVNFHKLKLTNNISDKHGFVSSTNTILNSMHKYQPRFHIVRANDILKLPYSTFRTYVFPETDFIAVTAYQNDKITQLKIDHNPFAKGFRDTGNGRREKRKQLALQSMRSYEEHQKKENGASDDSSGEQPSFKCFGQASSPAVSTVGPPHLKDFCDSDEDSDDESKDGHNKDGPDSSKISTTTEDGKDHEASPAKGHPFSSSDSTSRTRESGPRTEKSQADSRQSPITVISSTTRSGEELKSPKQDHPKTDECRSISKDSFMPLTVQTDSAHIGHSHLHNFGFPTGLTGQQFFNHLGSAHPFLLHPSQFNMGGAFSNMAAGMGPLLTAVSTGGVSTMDTASMASPPQSLTGAPGLPFHLQQHVLASQGIAMSPFGNLFPYPYTYMAAAAAASSAASSTVHRHPFLNAVRPRLRYSPYSLPMTVPDSTLLTTAMPSMASGGAELKGEGIVPASPVSAVTLDSTSEVTSHSSTISSGSVSMSPKTCTEKDAANELQSIQRLVSGLDSNQDRPRSGSP; this is translated from the exons ATGAACTTCCTGATGAGAGATCCAGTCATACAAGGATCAAGTATGGCATATCATCCGTTTATACCTCACCGGGGTCCGGAATTTGCCATGAGTGCGATGCTGGGTCACCAGCCTCCCTTCTTCCCGGCCCTGGCTCTCCCTCCCAGCGGCTCCCTCTCTTTGCCGGGCGCCCTTGGAAAGCCGATCATGGACCAGCTGATGGGAGCCGCGGAGACCGGCCTCCACTTCTCCTCGCTGGGACATCAGGCTGCTGCCGCCCACCTCAGGCCTCTGAAGACTTTGGAGCCTGAGGAAGAGGTGGAGGACGACCCAAAAGTTCACTTGGAAGCCAAGGAGCTTTGGGAACTCTTCCACAAGAAGGGCACTGAGATGGTGATCACAAAATCCGGAAg GCGGATGTTCCCTCCGTTCAAAGTGAGGTGCACTGGTCTGGACAAGAAGGCAAAGTACATACTCTTGATGGATATAGTTGCAGCCGACGACTGCAGGTACAAATTTCATAACTCCCGCTGGATGGTGGCAGGAAAGGCCGACCCCGAAATGCCAAAGAGGATGTACATTCACCCGGACAGTCCGGCTACTGGTGAACAGTGGATGTCAAAAGTCGTCAATTTTCACAAACTCAAGCTGACAAATAACATCTCTGACAAGCATGGATTTGTAAGTTCAACTAAT accATTCTTAACTCGATGCACAAATATCAGCCCCGGTTTCACATTGTGAGGGCCAACGATATTCTCAAACTCCCGTACAGTACCTTCAGGACTTATGTTTTTCCTGAAACGGATTTCATTGCTGTGACCGCTTATCAAAATGACAAG ATAACGCAGCTGAAAATCGACCATAATCCATTTGCTAAAGGATTCCGTGACACGGGCAATGGGAGAAGGGAAAAGAG GAAACAGCTGGCCCTGCAATCTATGCGTTCCTACGAGGAGcatcagaaaaaggaaaacggGGCTTCAGACGACTCCTCTGGAGAGCAGCCTTCTTTTAAGTGTTTCGGCCAGGCCTCGTCCCCTGCCGTGTCTACAGTGGGCCCCCCACACCTGAAAG ACTTCTGCGACAGCGATGAGGATAGCGACGACGAGAGCAAAGATGGACACAATAAAGATGGTCCGGACTCCAGCAAGATTTCCACCACCACAGAGGACGGGAAGGATCACGAAGCGAGTCCAGCTAAAGGGCATCCGTTCAGTAGCAGTGACTCTACTAGTAGGACCCGCGAAAGCGGTCCCAGGACTGAGAAAAGCCAGGCAGACTCACGGCAGAGCCCCATCACTGTTATCTCCAGTACCACCCGCTCTGGAGAAGAACTCAAGAGCCCGAAGCAGGACCATCCCAAAACGGACGAATGTAGGTCAATAAGCAAGGACAGTTTCATGCCTTTGACCGTTCAGACTGACAGCGCACACATAGGTCACAGCCACCTGCATAATTTTGGATTTCCTACAGGCCTAACAGGACAACAGTTTTTTAATCACCTAGGGAGCGCGCATCCGTTTCTCTTGCACCCCAGTCAGTTCAACATGGGGGGCGCATTCTCAAACATGGCCGCAGGCATGGGACCACTATTGACAGCCGTGTCCACGGGAGGGGTGAGCACCATGGACACAGCTAGTATGGCATCACCTCCGCAAAGCTTGACGGGGGCGCCAGGTCTGCCCTTTCATCTGCAGCAACACGTCTTGGCATCACAG GGCATTGCCATGTCTCCCTTTGGCAATTTATTCCCTTATCCGTACACGTACATGGCAGCAGCCGCGGCAGCCTCGTCTGCTGCCTCCTCCACAGTGCACCGACACCCTTTCCTGAACGCAGTCCGTCCCCGACTCAGGTACAGCCCCTACTCTCTCCCGATGACGGTACCGGACAGCACGCTGCTCACCACTGCCATGCCCTCCATGGCCAGCGGCGGGGCCGAGCTGAAAGGGGAAGGCATCGTACCAGCGAGCCCAGTGTCCGCTGTCACCCTGGATTCCACGTCGGAAGTTACCAGTCATTCGTCCACAATATCCTCCGGATCGGTCTCCATGTCCCCAAAGACTTGCACGGAGAAAGACGCGGCCAACGAGCTTCAGAGCATTCAGCGCCTGGTCAGTGGACTCGACTCAAACCAAGACAGGCCACGGAGCGGGTCCCcctag